One window of Leptospira yasudae genomic DNA carries:
- a CDS encoding methyl-accepting chemotaxis protein, translated as MKTKFKGKILIRMRRFAGNPRAVLAAATFLYAVVFCYTLYQFKTGNTSVESTRFKRVERIQKLAYSANRGFLIEIDGFRSLPEEFDFSPFLIRSQTVSEDSSSPRAARTVFLFGSVTLFFFVFLNGFFYYDSKAFSRKIGILNRQIESDSFRLSPFAEERLVDTPVLLSLAETIQTHGIDLKMKTESCEKKLLEVADLADWISRTSTLLDLNVDSEHDRIDKVRSLVTSIRDEANQIDRSSDSYYVLVSSLNVEIKQLDEMIDRVGAAVENSLTGVSAMQTNIESGSDTIGRLADSVTKIENNSKEMKLITSLIKQISERVNLLALNAAIESARAGVYGRGFSVVAKEIGSLAEETDKSAKTIEALIQKSFQEANTGHSLVERSLALYEVIVGDLNKLKSSGEEIVDLVGLQTRKRERIKYNTDQIDRKSDEIYHSIKRHKNTNIEMESGVSEVFRIVQESLRISKSLKGYTDELRAKLTQRENGPKDRTFKQR; from the coding sequence ATGAAAACGAAATTCAAAGGTAAAATTCTCATAAGAATGCGAAGATTTGCGGGGAACCCGCGCGCCGTTTTGGCCGCGGCGACCTTTCTTTATGCGGTTGTATTTTGTTATACATTGTATCAATTCAAAACGGGAAACACCTCCGTTGAAAGCACACGATTCAAACGAGTCGAACGGATTCAAAAATTGGCATATTCCGCAAACCGAGGATTTCTGATCGAAATCGACGGCTTTCGTTCCCTACCGGAAGAATTCGATTTCTCTCCATTCTTAATAAGAAGTCAGACGGTTTCAGAAGATTCATCTTCGCCGCGCGCGGCGCGGACGGTATTTCTTTTCGGATCGGTTACTCTGTTTTTCTTCGTTTTTTTGAACGGCTTTTTCTATTACGACTCGAAAGCGTTTTCAAGAAAGATCGGAATTCTAAACCGCCAAATCGAATCGGATTCCTTTCGGCTTTCTCCGTTTGCGGAAGAAAGGCTCGTAGATACTCCCGTTTTGCTCTCGTTGGCGGAAACGATTCAAACCCACGGAATCGATCTGAAAATGAAAACGGAATCGTGCGAAAAAAAACTGTTGGAAGTTGCCGATCTCGCGGATTGGATCTCGCGGACTTCAACCCTTCTCGATTTGAATGTCGACAGCGAACACGATCGGATCGACAAAGTTCGATCCCTCGTAACTTCGATCCGCGATGAGGCCAACCAGATCGATCGCAGTTCCGATTCGTATTACGTTTTGGTTTCTTCTTTGAACGTGGAAATCAAACAACTCGACGAGATGATCGATCGAGTCGGCGCTGCAGTCGAAAATTCCCTAACGGGCGTTTCGGCCATGCAGACGAATATAGAAAGCGGTTCGGATACGATCGGTCGACTTGCCGATAGCGTCACAAAGATCGAAAACAATTCCAAAGAGATGAAGCTCATCACTTCGCTTATCAAGCAGATTTCGGAGAGAGTCAACTTACTCGCATTAAACGCCGCGATCGAATCTGCGAGGGCGGGCGTTTACGGAAGGGGATTTTCGGTGGTCGCAAAGGAGATCGGTTCTTTGGCGGAGGAAACGGATAAAAGCGCAAAGACAATCGAAGCTCTGATTCAAAAAAGTTTTCAGGAGGCGAATACGGGACATTCTCTCGTGGAACGTTCTCTTGCTCTGTACGAAGTTATAGTCGGCGATCTTAATAAGCTAAAATCTTCGGGCGAAGAAATCGTGGATCTCGTCGGGCTTCAAACTCGAAAGCGCGAAAGAATCAAATACAATACCGATCAGATTGATCGGAAATCGGACGAGATCTATCATTCGATCAAACGGCACAAAAATACGAACATCGAAATGGAATCCGGGGTTTCGGAGGTTTTTCGAATCGTTCAGGAAAGTCTTAGGATTTCAAAATCCTTAAAAGGTTATACGGACGAACTACGAGCAAAGCTTACACAAAGAGAAAACGGTCCTAAGGATCGAACATTCAAACAAAGATAA
- a CDS encoding globin family protein encodes MILGNDEVEMVRSSFEKVYVNKEEVATLFYKKLFELEPTYKAMFKGDMGEQGRKLMLMLRTLVSGLGDLSSLVPVIEDMGKRHLKYGVKAEDYNVVGTALLATLQQGLGEEFTPKLKGLWAAVYQIVAKTAIEGAKH; translated from the coding sequence ATGATATTAGGAAATGATGAAGTAGAAATGGTAAGGTCGAGCTTTGAAAAAGTATACGTTAACAAAGAAGAAGTCGCTACTTTGTTTTATAAAAAACTTTTTGAATTAGAACCAACTTATAAAGCGATGTTTAAAGGGGATATGGGCGAGCAGGGAAGAAAGCTGATGTTGATGCTTAGAACTTTGGTTTCCGGTTTGGGCGATCTCTCCAGCTTAGTGCCGGTCATTGAAGACATGGGCAAAAGACATCTTAAATACGGCGTAAAAGCGGAAGATTATAACGTGGTAGGGACGGCGCTTCTGGCTACGTTGCAGCAAGGATTGGGAGAAGAATTCACGCCGAAGTTGAAGGGTTTGTGGGCCGCGGTGTATCAGATCGTGGCAAAAACGGCAATAGAAGGCGCCAAACATTGA
- a CDS encoding STAS domain-containing protein, with the protein MDTKTDTISYKTNDIKITVENISSGGTLPGPAAMIQLQGDINIFSAKKLKDTFNEAIEKEIYILLIDVSGVKGMDSSGIATFIGAQTRLNKIPNAGLVLHSLTPQIEKMLELTRLKALFRTAQDLSAAIRLFSA; encoded by the coding sequence ATGGATACAAAAACCGATACGATCAGTTACAAAACGAATGATATAAAAATCACTGTCGAGAATATTTCTTCCGGAGGAACGTTACCCGGCCCAGCAGCAATGATTCAGCTCCAAGGAGACATCAACATTTTCTCGGCTAAGAAGTTGAAAGACACTTTCAACGAAGCGATCGAAAAGGAAATTTACATTCTTCTAATAGATGTATCCGGGGTCAAAGGAATGGATTCTTCCGGGATAGCGACTTTTATCGGAGCGCAGACGCGTTTGAATAAGATTCCGAACGCAGGACTCGTGCTCCATTCTCTTACTCCTCAGATCGAGAAAATGCTGGAGCTAACAAGGCTCAAAGCTTTGTTTCGCACGGCTCAGGATTTATCCGCGGCAATTCGTTTGTTTTCCGCTTAA